The following coding sequences are from one Paenibacillus sp. FSL R5-0912 window:
- a CDS encoding glycoside hydrolase family 88/105 protein, producing the protein MIGSLPQTPLEWAQKACDSLMDTYQAGELPPAHRWHYHQGVFLCGMELLWEAVREERYMEYIQQYVDDLVDEYGNFYFARDELDAVQAGLLLFTLHERTGKQKYREAAAKLRNLLLTLNRTSEGGYWHKDKYANQMWLDGLYMAGVFSLKYANAYGEESLRAAVLHQERLMRKYMKDETTGLLYHAWDESRRMPWANPQTGCSPEFWSRSLGWYGLALSQFMDELPVEEPGRAELAAELSGFVQALIRYQDPQSGLWYQVVDKGNEPDNWLETSGSCLFVYTIAKAVKLGIMPAEAQVAAAAAARKGYEGLIQVLQWDEQDRLILPDICIGTSAGDYRNYITRPKVSNDLHGVGALVMACVEMQDLYPARV; encoded by the coding sequence ATGATAGGCAGTCTGCCGCAAACACCTTTAGAATGGGCGCAAAAGGCCTGTGATTCTTTGATGGATACGTATCAAGCGGGGGAGCTTCCGCCTGCGCACCGCTGGCATTATCACCAAGGCGTGTTTCTATGCGGAATGGAGCTGCTGTGGGAGGCTGTCCGCGAGGAGCGCTATATGGAGTACATCCAGCAGTATGTGGATGATCTGGTGGATGAATACGGCAATTTCTATTTTGCCCGGGATGAGCTGGATGCTGTACAGGCGGGGCTGCTGCTCTTCACGCTGCATGAACGGACCGGGAAGCAGAAGTACCGGGAGGCTGCGGCCAAGCTCCGTAATCTGCTGCTGACGCTGAACCGGACCTCCGAAGGCGGTTATTGGCATAAGGACAAATATGCGAACCAGATGTGGCTTGACGGGCTGTATATGGCCGGGGTTTTCTCTCTGAAGTATGCGAATGCCTATGGAGAAGAAAGCCTGCGCGCAGCGGTACTGCATCAGGAGCGTCTGATGCGCAAATATATGAAAGACGAGACTACCGGCTTGCTCTACCATGCCTGGGATGAGAGCCGCCGTATGCCGTGGGCGAATCCGCAAACCGGCTGCTCGCCGGAGTTCTGGAGCCGGTCACTCGGCTGGTACGGGCTGGCGCTCTCACAGTTCATGGATGAGCTGCCGGTAGAGGAGCCTGGCCGCGCAGAGCTTGCCGCTGAACTTAGCGGCTTCGTGCAGGCACTTATCCGCTATCAGGACCCGCAGAGCGGCCTGTGGTATCAGGTGGTCGATAAGGGGAATGAGCCGGATAACTGGCTGGAAACCTCCGGCTCCTGCCTGTTCGTCTACACGATTGCCAAAGCAGTGAAGCTGGGAATCATGCCGGCAGAGGCTCAAGTCGCTGCGGCAGCTGCGGCACGGAAAGGCTACGAAGGCTTAATTCAGGTGCTGCAGTGGGATGAGCAGGACCGGCTGATTCTGCCGGATATCTGCATCGGGACCTCAGCAGGGGATTACCGTAACTATATAACCCGTCCTAAGGTCAGCAATGACCTGCACGGAGTAGGGGCACTGGTAATGGCCTGTGTGGAGATGCAGGATTTGTATCCGGCAAGGGTGTAG
- a CDS encoding ABC transporter permease, which translates to MQEVTAQPRVVPEPKPKSYKSSSELKKRLWRNKLLYVMLIPGVLYFIVFKYLPMYGLIISFQDYKPYQGITGSEWVGMKHFSRLFTEPDFLNILGNTLILFGMNILIYFPIPIILALMLNELRGTFFKRFFQTLVYLPHFMSWVIVVSISFVMVTMDGGIINELLAYFGFSKINFLLSPGWFRPMYIIQVIWREAGWGTIIYLASIAAIDPGLYEASRMDGAGRLRQVWHITLPAIRGVIITLFILKIGSVLDLGFEHVYLLLNSMNREVAEIIDTYVYTAGLRQGQFSYSTAIGFFKSIVGLIMVVTVNKVSKKIGEEGVY; encoded by the coding sequence ATGCAGGAAGTTACCGCCCAGCCCCGTGTAGTTCCCGAACCGAAGCCTAAGAGCTATAAGAGCAGCAGCGAGCTTAAGAAAAGGCTGTGGAGAAATAAATTACTCTATGTGATGCTGATCCCCGGAGTGCTGTATTTCATTGTCTTCAAATATTTACCGATGTACGGGCTGATTATCTCCTTCCAGGATTACAAGCCTTACCAAGGGATTACAGGGAGCGAGTGGGTTGGAATGAAGCATTTCAGCCGGCTGTTCACCGAACCTGATTTCCTGAACATTCTGGGGAATACCCTGATTCTGTTCGGGATGAATATTCTGATTTATTTTCCGATTCCGATTATCCTGGCCCTGATGCTCAATGAACTCAGAGGCACTTTCTTCAAAAGATTCTTCCAGACCCTGGTCTACCTGCCTCACTTCATGTCCTGGGTTATCGTCGTCTCGATTTCCTTCGTCATGGTGACGATGGACGGGGGGATTATCAACGAATTGCTGGCTTACTTCGGATTCTCCAAAATCAATTTCCTGCTGAGTCCCGGCTGGTTCAGACCGATGTACATCATTCAGGTCATCTGGCGGGAAGCGGGCTGGGGTACGATTATTTATCTGGCTTCCATCGCTGCGATCGATCCCGGACTCTATGAAGCTTCGCGTATGGACGGAGCCGGAAGGCTCAGACAAGTCTGGCATATCACACTGCCGGCGATCCGCGGAGTCATTATTACCCTGTTTATTCTGAAAATCGGTTCCGTTCTCGATCTTGGATTCGAACATGTCTACCTGCTGCTCAATTCCATGAACCGGGAAGTTGCGGAAATTATCGATACGTATGTCTACACCGCCGGCCTGCGGCAAGGGCAGTTCAGCTATAGTACAGCCATCGGCTTCTTCAAGTCGATTGTGGGTCTAATCATGGTGGTGACCGTCAACAAGGTATCCAAGAAAATAGGAGAAGAAGGCGTTTATTAA
- a CDS encoding carbohydrate ABC transporter permease, whose translation MVEDRTISGRIFSAVNFTLLAIIALVTVLPFVHVVAGSFTTSAELAANKFVLIPKVWSLEAYKFIFSTNTIFRALGVSIGVTLIGTLFSMFITSLMAYGLSRRDLDGRRVFNFLVVFTMLFHGGMIPTFLVVKELGLIDSYSALILPSAISAFNMIILKNFFQNIPEGLEESAKIDGCNDFGILFKIVLPLSLPAIATISLFYAVTYWNTYMSAILYLDNSAKWPIQVLLRQIVVLASGMDHSATLDGSVPPPDQTIKMAVIVVATLPILMVYPFLQKHFAKGAMLGSMKG comes from the coding sequence ATGGTAGAAGACCGTACGATTAGCGGCAGAATATTCTCCGCTGTCAACTTTACACTGCTTGCCATCATCGCGCTGGTAACGGTGCTTCCCTTTGTCCATGTAGTAGCAGGGTCCTTCACAACCAGCGCAGAGCTGGCAGCCAACAAATTTGTACTGATTCCGAAAGTGTGGAGCCTGGAGGCCTACAAATTTATTTTCTCAACGAATACAATCTTCAGAGCCCTGGGTGTGTCCATCGGGGTAACGCTTATAGGGACTTTGTTCAGTATGTTCATCACGTCGCTGATGGCTTACGGTCTCTCCCGCAGGGATCTGGACGGACGCCGGGTATTTAACTTCCTAGTGGTGTTCACGATGCTGTTCCACGGTGGAATGATTCCAACGTTCCTGGTGGTCAAAGAGCTGGGCCTGATCGACTCGTATTCAGCATTAATTCTCCCATCGGCAATCAGTGCTTTCAATATGATTATCCTGAAGAACTTCTTTCAGAACATTCCTGAAGGGCTGGAGGAATCGGCCAAAATCGACGGCTGCAATGACTTCGGCATTCTGTTCAAAATCGTATTGCCGCTATCGCTGCCGGCGATTGCCACCATCTCCCTGTTCTATGCGGTGACGTATTGGAACACTTATATGAGCGCCATTCTGTATCTGGATAACAGCGCCAAGTGGCCGATTCAGGTCCTGCTGAGACAGATTGTCGTGCTGGCCAGCGGGATGGATCACAGTGCAACGCTCGATGGATCGGTGCCGCCGCCGGATCAGACGATCAAAATGGCTGTTATCGTGGTAGCCACGCTGCCGATTCTGATGGTGTATCCGTTCCTGCAAAAGCATTTCGCCAAAGGCGCGATGCTGGGCTCTATGAAGGGCTGA
- the vanR gene encoding VanR-ABDEGLN family response regulator transcription factor, which produces MIENILVVDDEQAITDLIEIYLKNENYNVTKFYNGQDALRYIEREKVDLAILDVMLPDMNGFTVCQRIRENHHFPVIMLTAKDEETDKITGLTLGADDYMTKPFRPLEMVARVKAQLRRYKKYQPMSKPDEGIISYSGLVMNVNTHECWLNEETLSLTPTEFSILRMLCENKGKVVSSEQLFHAIWGNEYYNKNNNTITVHIRHLREKMSDSVDHPKWIRTIWGVGYKIEK; this is translated from the coding sequence ATGATTGAAAATATACTGGTGGTGGATGATGAGCAAGCTATCACCGATCTTATCGAAATCTACTTGAAAAATGAAAATTACAACGTTACTAAATTTTATAATGGGCAAGATGCCCTGAGATATATTGAGCGCGAAAAGGTTGACCTCGCTATTCTGGATGTTATGCTCCCGGATATGAACGGGTTTACTGTGTGCCAGCGTATCCGGGAAAATCATCATTTTCCTGTCATTATGCTTACGGCCAAGGATGAAGAAACGGACAAGATTACGGGTCTTACTCTGGGGGCGGATGATTATATGACAAAGCCGTTTCGTCCGCTTGAAATGGTTGCAAGGGTAAAGGCACAATTGCGCAGATACAAAAAATATCAGCCCATGTCAAAGCCGGACGAAGGTATCATATCGTATTCGGGATTAGTTATGAATGTGAACACGCATGAGTGTTGGCTTAACGAAGAAACGTTGTCCCTTACGCCCACGGAATTTTCAATCTTGAGGATGCTGTGTGAGAATAAAGGTAAAGTGGTCAGCTCTGAACAATTATTTCATGCGATATGGGGCAATGAATATTACAATAAAAACAACAATACCATCACTGTGCATATCAGGCATCTGCGGGAAAAAATGAGTGATTCCGTGGATCATCCGAAATGGATTCGGACGATATGGGGGGTGGGGTATAAAATTGAAAAGTAA
- a CDS encoding glycoside hydrolase family 28 protein, protein MFNIADYGALRDSGVPATAAIADAIWAAYSAGGGTVYVPAGTFVTGAVRLCSNIQLHLSAGAVLSFSTDPADYPAVESRWEGVKQEVHAACIYGAGLTNVSITGSGTINGNGAPWWEKHRNHPEELEYPRPRLIGFDNCSRVTIRDVQLINSPSWTVNPIGCSNVMIDNLSILNPADSPNTDGINPESCRDVRISNCHIDVGDDCIAIKAGTEDTKERIPCENITITNCVMVHGHGAVVLGSEMSGDIRNVTISNCVFKQTDRGIRMKSRRGRGGIIEDIRVSNIVMEDVICPFTLNLYYFCGPRGKEKYVWDKNPYPVTEETPQFRRIHYANITARNVHAAAGFLYGLAEQYVSEITFTNIYISMAEHAVPGHPDMMTGMENMQRRGFYLGNVRDVQFQQVSIENHDGPAFYVENGEDVEFMNCRSRNTAKPEKLVEQVTVELAG, encoded by the coding sequence GTGTTTAATATTGCGGATTACGGAGCGCTCCGGGACAGCGGGGTTCCGGCAACGGCAGCGATTGCGGACGCCATCTGGGCGGCGTACAGCGCCGGCGGAGGCACGGTGTATGTTCCGGCCGGTACATTTGTGACAGGTGCAGTGCGCCTGTGCAGCAACATTCAGCTGCATTTAAGTGCGGGAGCGGTATTGTCCTTCAGTACCGATCCTGCGGATTACCCGGCCGTGGAATCACGGTGGGAAGGGGTGAAGCAGGAGGTGCACGCGGCCTGCATATATGGAGCGGGTCTGACCAACGTCTCCATCACAGGCAGCGGGACGATCAATGGAAACGGTGCGCCATGGTGGGAGAAGCACCGGAACCACCCGGAAGAGCTGGAGTATCCCCGCCCGAGATTAATCGGCTTCGACAACTGCAGCCGGGTAACGATCAGGGATGTCCAGCTGATCAATTCTCCGAGCTGGACCGTGAATCCGATCGGCTGCAGCAATGTAATGATCGATAATCTGTCCATCCTGAATCCGGCGGATTCGCCGAACACGGATGGCATTAATCCAGAGTCCTGCCGTGACGTCCGCATCAGCAACTGCCACATCGATGTGGGCGATGACTGCATTGCCATCAAGGCAGGCACCGAGGACACCAAGGAGCGGATTCCCTGCGAGAATATCACGATTACGAACTGCGTCATGGTCCACGGCCACGGAGCGGTGGTGCTGGGCAGTGAGATGAGCGGCGATATCCGTAACGTGACGATCAGCAATTGTGTGTTCAAGCAGACGGACCGCGGCATCCGCATGAAATCGAGGAGAGGGCGCGGCGGGATCATTGAAGATATCCGTGTCAGCAACATTGTGATGGAGGATGTCATCTGTCCCTTCACGCTTAACCTGTATTATTTCTGCGGGCCGCGGGGTAAGGAGAAATATGTCTGGGACAAGAACCCGTATCCGGTGACGGAGGAGACCCCGCAGTTCCGGCGGATTCATTATGCCAATATTACGGCCCGCAATGTCCACGCTGCGGCGGGATTCCTGTATGGGCTTGCCGAGCAGTATGTATCGGAAATTACCTTCACTAATATTTACATTTCGATGGCGGAGCATGCGGTGCCCGGCCATCCCGATATGATGACAGGCATGGAGAATATGCAGCGCCGGGGCTTCTACCTGGGCAATGTCCGCGATGTGCAGTTTCAGCAGGTCAGTATTGAGAACCACGATGGACCGGCCTTTTATGTGGAGAACGGGGAAGATGTGGAGTTTATGAACTGCCGTTCGAGGAATACGGCTAAGCCGGAGAAGCTGGTGGAGCAGGTTACGGTGGAACTGGCGGGGTGA
- a CDS encoding extracellular solute-binding protein, translating to MTKKSFTLLLSSLLTLSMLSACGGNNNNEAAATKDPGTSTGTNTAATEPAAEPEKPTEIKIMLPLNTTDTPPDTIKTEVEKLTNTKLTYQFFPADTYEEKLNSSFATGSLPQVTYLKNQTTFLQMKEAIKDGQFWEIGPLLSEFPNLNKLKPEILGNTKVDGKLYTLYIGRPLARQGIIYRKDWADKLGLAAPANTEELFTMAKAFTEQDPDGNGKKDTIGLVDRNELVYGAFKTVSSWFGTPNNWAEKDGQLAPEFTFPQYFDTMDFFKNLRDGGYMNQDFAATSKTDAVNMFTSGKAGLYIGGSMQDIDSLNKDLIKNVPDAVLDTHSMVAGPDGKFAQWMIPGYNNVVLFPKSAVKDEAELKKILAFFDKMMTPEVANLMYWGIEGTHYTVEDGKAKATDNKELIEREVKGFKDSVIGEYETNGMYQSLNVLPGRIHAEELVLENVKVGVADPTAALDSATYTSKGVELQQIITDATYKYMYGQLDKAGFEKEVENWKSRGGAQIIEEYNAAYKK from the coding sequence ATGACGAAAAAATCCTTCACCTTGCTCCTCAGCTCACTGCTGACACTCAGCATGCTGTCCGCCTGCGGCGGCAACAACAATAATGAGGCGGCGGCAACCAAAGATCCAGGCACCAGCACCGGGACCAACACGGCGGCAACAGAACCGGCAGCAGAGCCGGAGAAACCGACAGAAATCAAAATCATGCTCCCGCTGAACACGACAGATACTCCGCCGGACACGATCAAGACGGAAGTGGAGAAATTGACGAATACGAAGCTGACCTATCAATTTTTCCCGGCAGATACGTATGAAGAGAAGCTGAACTCCTCCTTCGCCACGGGCTCACTGCCACAGGTTACGTATCTGAAGAATCAGACGACCTTCCTGCAGATGAAGGAAGCGATCAAGGACGGACAGTTCTGGGAGATCGGGCCGCTCCTTAGCGAATTCCCTAACCTGAATAAGCTGAAACCGGAAATCCTGGGTAACACCAAGGTAGACGGTAAGCTGTACACCTTGTATATCGGCCGTCCGCTGGCCCGTCAGGGGATTATCTACCGTAAGGACTGGGCGGATAAGCTGGGACTTGCAGCACCTGCCAATACAGAGGAACTGTTCACAATGGCTAAAGCGTTCACGGAGCAGGACCCTGACGGCAACGGGAAAAAGGATACGATCGGACTTGTTGACCGCAATGAGCTGGTGTACGGCGCATTCAAAACCGTCTCTTCCTGGTTCGGCACACCGAACAACTGGGCGGAGAAGGACGGCCAGCTGGCACCGGAATTCACCTTCCCGCAGTACTTCGACACCATGGATTTCTTCAAAAACCTGCGTGACGGCGGATACATGAATCAGGACTTTGCAGCAACCAGTAAAACGGATGCGGTAAATATGTTCACCAGCGGCAAAGCAGGACTGTATATCGGCGGTTCCATGCAGGATATCGATTCCCTGAACAAGGACCTGATCAAGAACGTTCCGGATGCTGTGCTGGACACACACAGTATGGTGGCCGGACCTGACGGCAAGTTCGCCCAGTGGATGATTCCAGGCTATAACAACGTAGTGCTGTTCCCGAAATCAGCGGTTAAGGATGAGGCAGAGCTGAAGAAGATCCTGGCCTTCTTTGACAAAATGATGACCCCTGAAGTGGCCAACCTGATGTACTGGGGGATTGAAGGAACACACTATACCGTTGAGGACGGCAAGGCCAAAGCTACAGACAATAAAGAGCTGATCGAACGCGAAGTCAAAGGCTTCAAAGACAGCGTAATCGGCGAATACGAAACGAACGGCATGTATCAGAGTCTGAACGTGCTGCCGGGCCGCATTCATGCGGAAGAGCTGGTGCTGGAGAATGTGAAGGTAGGGGTCGCAGATCCTACGGCGGCACTCGATTCGGCAACCTATACGTCCAAGGGCGTTGAGCTTCAGCAGATCATTACGGATGCCACTTATAAATACATGTACGGTCAGCTCGATAAAGCCGGATTCGAGAAAGAAGTCGAGAACTGGAAGAGCCGGGGCGGGGCCCAAATCATCGAAGAATATAACGCCGCGTACAAAAAATAA